A genomic stretch from Novosphingobium resinovorum includes:
- a CDS encoding SDR family oxidoreductase → MTRRTGSSERPDLPIAVVLGAGGMGMAIARRLGQNHRLVLASQSAGRMEARREQLEGEGLDVAVVQCDVTDPASVEGLARFVGGHGRFRTLAHVAALSPSMADWDTIWRVNLVGAARMERAMLGLASQGSVAIFVSSLAAHMAPPLAPALRDLLDDPLAADFLDRLSETVAEHTPTQAYILSKLALNRLCRRAAPRWGARGARIVSMSPGLIATPMGALEFANQPGKIDLLDRTPLAREGTMLETADAVEFLASDKASFITGTDLLVDGGIGAVLEFSGG, encoded by the coding sequence ATGACCCGCCGCACCGGATCGAGCGAACGTCCCGACCTGCCGATCGCCGTCGTGCTCGGCGCCGGGGGCATGGGCATGGCGATCGCCCGCCGCCTCGGGCAGAACCACCGTCTGGTGCTGGCGAGCCAGTCCGCCGGCCGGATGGAAGCGCGCCGCGAACAACTCGAAGGCGAAGGCCTCGACGTCGCGGTGGTGCAGTGCGACGTCACCGATCCCGCGTCGGTCGAGGGACTGGCGCGCTTCGTGGGGGGGCATGGCCGCTTCCGCACGCTGGCGCACGTCGCGGCGCTTTCGCCTAGCATGGCGGACTGGGATACGATCTGGCGGGTCAACCTGGTCGGCGCGGCGCGGATGGAGCGCGCGATGCTCGGCTTGGCGAGCCAGGGCAGCGTCGCGATCTTCGTCTCCTCGCTCGCCGCGCACATGGCCCCGCCGCTGGCACCGGCGCTGCGAGACCTGCTCGACGACCCGCTCGCCGCCGACTTCCTCGACCGGCTGAGCGAGACCGTGGCGGAGCACACACCGACGCAGGCCTACATCCTCTCCAAGCTCGCCCTCAACCGCCTGTGCCGCCGCGCCGCGCCGCGCTGGGGGGCACGCGGCGCGCGGATCGTCTCGATGTCGCCGGGCCTCATCGCGACGCCGATGGGCGCGCTGGAGTTCGCCAACCAGCCCGGCAAGATCGACCTTCTCGACCGCACACCGCTGGCCCGCGAAGGCACGATGCTGGAAACCGCCGACGCGGTGGAATTCCTAGCCTCGGACAAGGCCTCCTTCATCACCGGCACCGACCTGCTGGTCGACGGCGGCATCGGCGCGGTGCTGGAGTTTTCCGGCGGTTAA
- a CDS encoding acyl-CoA dehydrogenase family protein has translation MDLDLSSDQRMLLSAIEPLLAQHRQLPQPAAPDYVVVGGDLDAALDAAGFYGDADGFDLERADAALLLDQIAQCPFAVPAMASLTVAPALGIALPRPIALAESLDPRVPIRFLAQSRTLLVAQGEQVLALDLEGAEIVPQDTIFAYPFARLASYPADALRPLAGVNAQQLRDGWALGLTFEILGALRAAHALTVDYVKQRHQFKRAIGAFQAVQHRLAEGATHIEALHYLAHRAAIGGDSAEIALATSYAQQHVPQIVYDCHQFHGAMGLTLEYVLHHWTYKLKALAGELGGASVQGRRAAQLQWSEAA, from the coding sequence ATGGACCTCGACCTGTCCTCCGACCAGCGCATGCTGCTCAGCGCCATCGAGCCGCTGCTGGCGCAGCATCGCCAGTTGCCCCAGCCTGCCGCGCCAGACTACGTGGTCGTCGGGGGCGACCTCGACGCGGCACTTGACGCCGCCGGTTTCTACGGCGACGCGGACGGCTTCGACCTCGAACGCGCCGATGCCGCACTGCTGCTCGACCAGATCGCGCAGTGCCCCTTCGCGGTCCCGGCGATGGCCTCGCTGACGGTGGCGCCGGCGCTGGGGATTGCCCTGCCCCGCCCGATCGCGCTGGCCGAAAGCCTCGACCCCCGGGTGCCGATCCGCTTCCTTGCCCAGTCGCGCACGCTGCTGGTGGCGCAAGGAGAACAGGTCCTGGCGCTGGACCTCGAAGGCGCCGAGATCGTGCCGCAGGACACCATCTTCGCCTATCCTTTCGCCCGCCTCGCCAGCTACCCGGCCGATGCCCTGCGTCCGCTCGCAGGCGTGAACGCACAGCAGTTGCGCGACGGCTGGGCGCTGGGGCTGACCTTCGAAATCCTTGGCGCGCTGCGCGCCGCGCACGCGCTGACGGTGGACTACGTCAAGCAGCGCCACCAGTTCAAGCGCGCGATCGGCGCGTTTCAGGCGGTGCAGCACCGGCTGGCCGAAGGCGCCACCCACATCGAGGCGCTGCACTACCTCGCCCACCGCGCGGCGATTGGCGGGGATTCCGCCGAGATTGCGCTGGCGACCAGCTACGCGCAGCAACACGTTCCGCAGATCGTCTACGACTGCCACCAGTTCCACGGCGCCATGGGGCTGACGCTCGAATACGTGCTGCACCATTGGACCTACAAGCTCAAGGCGCTAGCGGGCGAGCTGGGCGGCGCTTCGGTGCAGGGCCGCCGCGCGGCGCAACTGCAGTGGAGCGAAGCGGCATGA
- a CDS encoding enoyl-CoA hydratase/isomerase family protein has product MTYRDIEVTCADRVGTIAIHRPEARNSVRAETMDEIGRAVVQLTDDPDVGAIVLTAKGRHFVTGAEFSFLQDLSRTPALVVKDKVYRSFQGAARALWHCPKPTLCAFAGAAVTVGCELALVCDYRLVADTAFFQESWIKLGILPPLGGMMLLPRLVGLGPATDMVLRGRPMKADEALRLGLVVEVVAPEALAERREAFARELTQVAPQAYALAKQGLHRGLESTMEKEWAANVLAQAMLLGSEDFKEGLGAVMEKRAPAFTGR; this is encoded by the coding sequence ATGACCTATCGCGACATCGAGGTCACTTGCGCCGACCGCGTCGGCACGATCGCCATCCACCGGCCCGAGGCGCGCAACAGCGTGCGCGCCGAGACGATGGACGAGATCGGCCGCGCCGTGGTGCAACTGACCGACGACCCCGACGTCGGCGCCATCGTGCTCACCGCGAAGGGGCGGCATTTCGTGACGGGGGCGGAGTTCTCGTTCCTGCAGGACCTGTCGCGCACCCCGGCGCTGGTGGTGAAGGACAAGGTCTATCGCAGCTTCCAGGGCGCTGCGCGGGCGCTTTGGCACTGCCCCAAGCCGACGCTGTGCGCCTTTGCCGGCGCGGCGGTGACGGTGGGCTGCGAACTGGCGCTGGTGTGCGACTATCGCCTCGTCGCCGATACCGCATTTTTCCAGGAGAGCTGGATCAAGCTGGGCATCCTGCCGCCGCTGGGGGGCATGATGCTGCTGCCCCGGCTGGTCGGGCTGGGCCCCGCGACCGACATGGTGCTGCGCGGCCGGCCGATGAAGGCCGACGAGGCGCTGCGGCTCGGCCTCGTGGTCGAGGTGGTCGCGCCGGAAGCGCTGGCCGAGCGGCGCGAGGCTTTCGCGCGCGAGCTGACGCAAGTGGCGCCGCAGGCCTATGCGCTGGCCAAGCAGGGCCTCCATCGCGGTCTGGAATCGACGATGGAGAAGGAATGGGCCGCCAACGTGCTGGCGCAGGCGATGCTGCTGGGCAGCGAGGATTTCAAAGAAGGGCTGGGGGCGGTGATGGAAAAGCGCGCCCCGGCATTCACCGGGCGATAG
- a CDS encoding acyl-CoA dehydrogenase family protein codes for MNFDLTDEQKMLQEQARRYLAERVGYDRLRTAIEQGDETDPALWNGMAELGWLMVGIPEEYGGLGLGTLEQCVIAEELGRVVAPVPFTSSLGLAAEAILARGSHAQKERLLPALGTGEAVAALAFFEGPGAPEHAVMDAFACTVRDGFLSGVKWPVLDGGVADHLIVAAKDAAGVVGLYCVDARGEGVARERISGFDQLRAGHVVTFTAAPAERLGTGDARAAILACFDKAAVLTAFEQVGGAEAALYMGRDYALERKAFGRAIGSYQAIKHKLADMLTKVELARSNAYYAGWAMENEAPDRALAAATARVSAIEAYEFAARENMQVHGGISFTWEANCHFHYRRSRLLAVSLGAASHWSGRIIDQLLSAQSA; via the coding sequence GTGAACTTCGATTTGACCGACGAACAGAAGATGCTGCAAGAACAGGCGCGCCGCTACCTGGCCGAACGCGTCGGCTACGACCGCCTGCGAACCGCGATCGAGCAGGGCGACGAGACCGACCCGGCACTGTGGAATGGCATGGCCGAACTCGGCTGGCTGATGGTCGGCATTCCCGAGGAATACGGCGGGCTGGGGCTGGGCACTTTGGAACAGTGCGTCATCGCCGAGGAACTGGGGCGGGTGGTGGCGCCGGTGCCGTTCACCTCTTCGCTGGGCCTCGCCGCCGAAGCGATCCTGGCCCGTGGCTCGCACGCGCAGAAGGAACGCCTGCTACCCGCGCTCGGGACCGGCGAGGCAGTCGCGGCGCTGGCTTTCTTCGAAGGCCCCGGCGCGCCCGAACACGCGGTCATGGACGCTTTCGCCTGCACGGTGCGCGACGGGTTCCTCAGCGGCGTCAAATGGCCGGTGCTCGATGGCGGCGTGGCGGATCACCTGATCGTCGCGGCGAAGGACGCGGCCGGCGTCGTCGGCCTTTACTGCGTCGATGCGCGCGGGGAGGGTGTCGCGCGCGAGCGGATCAGCGGGTTCGACCAGCTACGCGCCGGCCACGTCGTCACCTTCACCGCGGCGCCTGCCGAACGCCTCGGCACCGGCGATGCACGCGCGGCGATTCTCGCCTGCTTCGACAAGGCCGCGGTGCTCACCGCGTTCGAGCAGGTCGGCGGGGCAGAAGCCGCGCTCTACATGGGCCGCGACTATGCGCTGGAGCGCAAGGCCTTCGGCCGCGCCATCGGCTCGTACCAGGCGATCAAGCACAAGCTGGCGGACATGCTGACCAAAGTGGAGCTCGCGCGCTCCAATGCCTACTACGCCGGCTGGGCGATGGAGAACGAGGCACCCGACCGGGCGCTGGCCGCCGCCACCGCGCGGGTCAGCGCGATCGAGGCCTACGAATTCGCGGCGCGCGAGAACATGCAGGTACACGGCGGCATCAGCTTCACCTGGGAGGCGAACTGCCACTTCCACTACCGCCGATCGCGCCTGCTCGCGGTCTCGCTGGGCGCCGCCTCGCACTGGAGCGGGCGCATCATCGACCAGTTGCTGTCCGCGCAGAGCGCTTGA
- a CDS encoding SMP-30/gluconolactonase/LRE family protein, whose protein sequence is MRIVAEGLKFPEGPVAMKDGSVIFVELARGTLSRAWGEGKVEIIADLGGSPNGAAIGPDGRCYVANNGGVKFVEAGGKLRPAGNLPDPAWIEAVDLATGAVERLYDACDGRPLRHANDLVFDEHGGFYFTDSGKTTAAINERGAIYYALPDGSAIRRVAFPLTSPNGIGLSPDGKTLYVSETPTARLWAFEVTGPGQVRKLKQNDIPHGGRFVIGSANFQRFDSLAISASGKVLVGTLTNGGISEIWPDGSAMRHHPLPDGHVTNLAFGGEDLRTAYVTLAGAGKLVALDWHEPGLRLAYNG, encoded by the coding sequence ATGAGGATCGTCGCCGAGGGGCTCAAGTTCCCCGAAGGACCCGTCGCGATGAAGGACGGCTCGGTGATCTTCGTCGAACTGGCGCGGGGCACGCTCAGCCGAGCCTGGGGCGAAGGCAAGGTCGAAATCATCGCGGACCTCGGCGGATCGCCCAACGGCGCCGCCATCGGCCCGGACGGGCGGTGCTACGTCGCCAACAACGGCGGGGTGAAGTTCGTCGAGGCAGGCGGCAAGCTGCGCCCCGCCGGCAACCTGCCCGATCCGGCCTGGATCGAGGCGGTGGACCTTGCCACCGGCGCCGTCGAACGCCTCTACGATGCCTGCGACGGCCGCCCGCTGCGCCACGCCAACGACCTCGTGTTCGATGAACACGGCGGCTTCTACTTCACCGACAGCGGCAAGACGACCGCCGCCATCAACGAGCGCGGGGCGATCTACTACGCCCTGCCCGATGGCTCGGCGATCCGGCGCGTCGCCTTCCCGCTGACCAGCCCCAACGGCATCGGCCTTTCGCCCGATGGAAAGACGCTCTACGTCAGCGAGACGCCCACCGCACGGCTCTGGGCCTTCGAGGTCACCGGGCCGGGGCAGGTGCGAAAGCTCAAGCAGAACGACATTCCCCACGGCGGGCGCTTCGTGATCGGCTCGGCCAACTTCCAGCGGTTCGACAGCCTCGCGATCTCGGCCTCGGGCAAAGTCCTCGTCGGCACCCTGACCAATGGCGGCATCAGCGAGATCTGGCCCGATGGGTCGGCGATGCGCCACCATCCGCTGCCCGACGGGCACGTCACCAACCTGGCCTTCGGCGGCGAGGACCTGCGCACCGCCTACGTCACCCTCGCCGGCGCCGGCAAGCTGGTGGCGCTCGACTGGCACGAGCCGGGCCTGCGCCTTGCCTACAACGGATAG
- a CDS encoding TetR/AcrR family transcriptional regulator has protein sequence MSKVENAAKTKPKAKAKPKGQNKVGQVMRNKGLSTRRRIIDQTMLLLRETPAHRLSSADVARACGLTPPALYLYFAGVPEVVLARLEEIMTLRHPYMDMLEEPWPETQLWDRARRFVRAYAAYWQEYEVALHYRNLMSEQGDERFMRMRVEMTKPIGKRLEQRVAESQQSGFIPKELSVPETAGAALSLVDHCAATASSPYGSFGDSRWDRDRFLDAAAFMLIGMVRGKYRSDEEAAAAAG, from the coding sequence ATGTCGAAAGTGGAAAACGCAGCGAAAACCAAGCCGAAGGCCAAGGCCAAGCCGAAAGGGCAGAACAAGGTCGGCCAGGTCATGCGCAACAAGGGCCTGTCGACGCGGCGCCGGATCATCGACCAGACGATGCTGCTGCTGCGCGAAACTCCCGCGCACCGCCTGTCCTCCGCCGACGTGGCGCGCGCCTGCGGGCTGACTCCGCCCGCGCTCTACCTGTATTTCGCGGGCGTTCCCGAGGTCGTGCTGGCGCGGCTGGAGGAGATCATGACGTTGCGCCATCCCTACATGGACATGCTTGAGGAGCCTTGGCCCGAAACCCAGCTTTGGGACCGCGCCCGCCGCTTCGTGCGCGCCTATGCCGCCTACTGGCAGGAATATGAAGTGGCGCTGCACTACCGCAACTTGATGTCCGAACAGGGCGACGAGCGGTTCATGCGCATGCGCGTGGAAATGACCAAGCCGATCGGCAAACGGCTGGAGCAGCGCGTCGCGGAATCGCAGCAGAGCGGCTTCATCCCCAAGGAGCTTTCAGTGCCCGAAACTGCCGGCGCCGCGCTGTCGCTGGTGGACCACTGCGCCGCCACCGCGAGTTCGCCCTACGGCAGCTTCGGCGATTCGCGCTGGGACCGCGACCGCTTCCTCGACGCCGCGGCATTCATGCTGATCGGCATGGTGCGCGGCAAGTACCGCAGCGACGAGGAAGCGGCCGCCGCAGCGGGCTGA
- a CDS encoding acyl-CoA dehydrogenase family protein: MDFSDTPSEAAFRAEARAWLAENAAEYAAPPPHPWGEAELVERARAWQRRKLEAGFAGITLPASVGGRGGSTMEALIFGEEEARYHIPTGPFLHVGVQMTVPALLAHARPDQVEDLAAPTLRGDVLWCQLYSEPSAGSDLAGIRTKAVREGDNWVVNGQKVWSSWAHHAHKAILLARTDATVPKHKGLTFFLLDMATPGIEIRPIRQITGQSEFNEVFLTDVVIPDSARLGAVSGGWGVSMATLMSERMIGDEAGESITFDDVFALAQRPGPSGRAPVEDGATREKLAQWYARGQGLAWYRYRLMTLMSKGGVPGPEAALAKLAFATKVQEMAAFAMELDDAAGVFAGPLNPHQRQSFEAYMFAITMRIAGGTDEILRNQIGERCLGLPGEPRVDKDKAFQDLVA; this comes from the coding sequence ATGGACTTTTCCGACACCCCTAGCGAAGCCGCCTTCCGCGCCGAGGCGCGCGCCTGGCTGGCCGAGAACGCAGCCGAATACGCCGCCCCGCCGCCCCACCCGTGGGGCGAGGCCGAACTGGTCGAGCGCGCCCGCGCCTGGCAGCGGCGCAAGCTGGAGGCGGGCTTCGCCGGGATCACCCTGCCGGCCAGCGTCGGCGGCCGCGGCGGCTCGACGATGGAAGCGCTGATCTTCGGCGAGGAGGAGGCACGCTACCACATCCCCACCGGGCCGTTCCTCCACGTCGGCGTGCAGATGACGGTGCCGGCGTTGCTGGCCCACGCCCGGCCCGACCAGGTCGAGGACCTAGCCGCGCCGACGCTGCGCGGCGACGTGCTGTGGTGCCAGCTCTATTCCGAGCCCAGCGCCGGGTCAGACCTTGCCGGCATCCGCACCAAGGCGGTGCGCGAGGGCGACAACTGGGTGGTCAACGGCCAGAAGGTATGGTCGAGCTGGGCGCATCACGCGCACAAGGCGATCCTGCTGGCGCGCACCGATGCCACCGTGCCCAAGCACAAGGGGCTGACCTTCTTCCTCCTCGACATGGCGACGCCGGGAATCGAAATCCGTCCCATCCGCCAGATCACCGGGCAGTCGGAATTCAACGAGGTGTTCCTCACCGACGTGGTGATCCCCGACAGCGCGCGGCTGGGGGCGGTCAGCGGCGGCTGGGGCGTCTCGATGGCGACCTTGATGAGCGAACGGATGATCGGCGACGAGGCGGGCGAGAGCATCACGTTCGACGACGTCTTCGCGCTGGCGCAGCGGCCGGGCCCATCGGGCCGCGCGCCGGTCGAGGACGGTGCCACGCGCGAGAAGCTGGCGCAGTGGTACGCGCGCGGGCAGGGGCTGGCGTGGTATCGCTATCGCCTGATGACGCTGATGTCCAAGGGCGGGGTGCCCGGGCCCGAGGCGGCGCTCGCGAAGCTCGCCTTCGCCACCAAGGTGCAGGAGATGGCGGCCTTCGCGATGGAACTGGACGATGCCGCCGGGGTCTTCGCCGGGCCGCTCAACCCGCACCAGCGCCAGAGCTTCGAGGCCTACATGTTCGCCATCACCATGCGCATCGCCGGCGGCACCGACGAGATCCTGCGCAACCAGATCGGCGAGCGGTGCCTGGGCCTGCCGGGCGAGCCGCGGGTCGACAAGGACAAGGCGTTCCAGGACCTCGTGGCATGA
- a CDS encoding enoyl-CoA hydratase/isomerase family protein, translating into MSETQDHALLHEADGVLTVTLARPEKLNAIDDAITETLWQAVTALRDRPDLRVLVIAAQGRYFSAGIDLKTVTGRGGDIAADTPAAGAEYRTFYRRHHLLYDEMEAVEKPIVLAAQGPCLGAGLEMAVSCDFRLASDAASFRLPEVGLGTISGSGGVSRMTRLVGPHWSKWIAMAGQSVDAAQALAIGLVHAVHPAEVFAERVDAFARELAALPREALGLSKLTIDAVAATDRGTARDIERIAQTSLIFGHEFQARREAFTNRSKDGR; encoded by the coding sequence ATGAGCGAAACTCAGGACCACGCGCTGCTGCACGAGGCGGACGGTGTGCTCACCGTCACGCTCGCGCGGCCCGAAAAGCTCAACGCCATCGACGATGCGATCACCGAGACTTTGTGGCAGGCGGTGACCGCGCTGCGCGACCGGCCGGACTTGCGCGTCCTCGTCATCGCCGCACAGGGGCGCTACTTCTCCGCCGGGATCGACCTGAAGACGGTGACCGGCCGCGGCGGTGACATTGCCGCCGACACCCCGGCTGCAGGAGCGGAATACCGGACGTTCTACCGCCGGCACCACCTGCTCTACGACGAGATGGAAGCGGTGGAGAAGCCGATCGTGCTGGCGGCGCAGGGGCCGTGCCTGGGCGCGGGGCTGGAGATGGCGGTCTCGTGCGATTTCCGCCTCGCCAGCGACGCGGCCAGTTTCCGTCTGCCGGAAGTGGGGTTGGGGACGATATCGGGAAGCGGCGGGGTCAGCCGGATGACACGCCTCGTCGGCCCCCACTGGAGCAAGTGGATCGCGATGGCGGGGCAGTCGGTCGATGCGGCGCAGGCCCTGGCCATCGGCCTTGTCCACGCGGTCCATCCGGCCGAGGTCTTCGCCGAGCGGGTCGATGCCTTCGCCCGTGAGCTGGCAGCGCTCCCGCGCGAGGCGCTGGGCTTGAGCAAGCTGACGATCGATGCGGTCGCCGCCACCGATCGCGGCACCGCGCGCGATATCGAGCGGATCGCCCAGACCTCGCTGATCTTCGGGCACGAATTCCAGGCCCGGCGCGAGGCTTTCACCAACCGCAGCAAGGACGGCCGATGA
- a CDS encoding NAD(P)H-dependent flavin oxidoreductase — protein sequence MKTKLTELVGVEHPIVQGGMQWVGRAELVSAVANAGGLGFITALTQPSPEALGREIARCREMTDKPFGVNVTNLPTINATPLAEYRQAVIEAGVRIVETVGRPEEAVAEFKPHGVTIIHKCVAVRHALKAEKLGVDAVSIDGFECAGRPGDDDVPGLVLIPAAADALTIPIIASGGFADGRGLVAALALGAHGINMGTRFLATKEAPIHENVKRRIVENDERETDLVYRPFRNTARVARNAISREVLEIQAGGGSFEDIKHLVAGSRGRIVYETGDLDAGIWSASLAQGIIHDIPDCHTLITRIMAEAEAVTERLRGFVG from the coding sequence ATGAAGACGAAACTGACCGAACTCGTCGGAGTCGAGCATCCGATCGTGCAGGGTGGCATGCAGTGGGTGGGGAGGGCCGAACTGGTCTCCGCCGTCGCCAATGCCGGCGGGCTGGGCTTCATCACCGCGCTGACGCAGCCTTCGCCCGAGGCGCTCGGCCGGGAGATCGCGCGGTGCCGCGAGATGACCGACAAGCCGTTCGGGGTGAACGTCACCAACCTGCCGACCATCAACGCCACCCCGCTCGCCGAATACCGCCAGGCGGTGATCGAGGCGGGGGTGCGCATCGTCGAGACGGTGGGCCGGCCCGAGGAGGCGGTGGCCGAGTTCAAGCCGCACGGGGTCACCATCATCCACAAGTGCGTGGCGGTGCGCCATGCTCTGAAGGCCGAGAAGCTGGGCGTCGACGCGGTCTCGATCGACGGCTTCGAATGCGCCGGGCGCCCGGGCGACGACGACGTTCCGGGCCTCGTCCTGATCCCGGCGGCGGCGGATGCGCTGACCATCCCGATCATCGCCTCGGGCGGTTTCGCGGACGGACGCGGACTGGTCGCGGCGCTGGCCCTGGGTGCACATGGGATCAACATGGGCACGCGCTTCCTCGCCACAAAGGAGGCGCCGATACACGAGAACGTGAAACGCCGCATCGTCGAGAACGACGAGCGCGAGACCGACCTCGTCTATCGCCCCTTCCGCAACACCGCCCGCGTCGCCCGCAACGCGATCAGCCGCGAGGTTCTTGAAATCCAGGCGGGTGGCGGCAGCTTCGAGGACATCAAGCACCTCGTCGCCGGATCGCGCGGGCGGATCGTCTACGAGACGGGGGACCTCGACGCCGGCATCTGGTCCGCCAGCCTCGCGCAGGGGATCATCCACGACATTCCCGATTGCCACACCCTGATCACGCGGATCATGGCGGAGGCTGAAGCGGTGACGGAACGGTTGCGCGGCTTCGTGGGCTGA
- a CDS encoding TonB-dependent receptor encodes MRSTLLCSVGALALVSSAAVAQAQESAGATAQPQDTSGQIGDIIVTAQRVSESLQTTPVAVSAVTGEALDRKQISNVTQIQYTIPTLQIATAKDGDSSSANIGLRGQIQTYSSITVDPSVGLYVDGIYVARNAGAALDLLDLERVEVLRGPQGTLFGRNTTGGAINLIANKPVYELTGSVRASYGNYDAVNGQIVLNAPLVDDQLAVRVAYQHNQRDGYGRSLYTGQSLADQNVDFFRAQLLIEPGAGPLKILLSADGSWSENNGSLQHTYYVSPTGLAPAVVAACAANSARVGCPAGSPPLVDASDGFYTSRAGLLGYNKSRTLGFGGTIEYDLGGATFKSITSYRELQRTYHQDLDGTSYSLLDTYRGYIDQDQVSQELQLLGKAFGDRLSWIVGAFYFREKGQDLTDSNSLAPVSPTRAVKDVYARNTSKAGYGQLTYEIVDGVRLTGGLRYTDDVRRMRKRAPTLNMATGATGCALRSGLTAPCEFEGKASFNYWSYTAGVDWQASRNAFVYAKVTKGYRAGGLNQGGVDTVSLAPFDPESVQSFEVGAKLDLFDRRLRINADYFYGNYDNVQRATVRVINNLSSNFVVNAAKARIQGIEAEIVAKPFKPLTLSGSFGWIDPKYKEFIDIYSGLDRSAEPFPQSPKYTAGGAADFVIPASFGSVTLHSDYSWRSAQYYEATQVSRVGAYGLWNAQVSVQLNDPDLQLSVWGRNLTKVRYYQSVTDVSSTVLGYATANPGEPRMYGVTGTYRF; translated from the coding sequence TTGAGAAGCACATTGCTGTGTTCCGTCGGCGCCCTTGCGCTCGTCTCCAGCGCGGCGGTCGCCCAGGCGCAGGAAAGCGCAGGCGCGACCGCGCAGCCGCAGGATACCAGCGGCCAGATCGGCGACATCATCGTCACCGCCCAGCGCGTGTCCGAAAGCCTGCAGACCACCCCCGTCGCGGTCAGCGCGGTGACTGGCGAGGCGCTCGATCGCAAGCAGATCAGCAACGTCACGCAGATCCAGTACACCATCCCCACGCTGCAGATCGCTACCGCCAAGGACGGCGACAGCTCCAGCGCCAACATCGGCCTGCGCGGGCAGATCCAGACGTATTCATCGATCACCGTCGATCCTTCGGTCGGGCTCTACGTCGACGGTATCTACGTAGCGCGCAATGCAGGCGCGGCGCTCGACCTGCTCGACCTGGAGCGGGTCGAGGTGCTGCGCGGGCCGCAGGGTACGCTGTTTGGGCGCAACACCACGGGCGGCGCGATCAACCTGATCGCCAACAAGCCGGTCTACGAACTGACCGGGTCGGTGCGTGCCAGCTACGGCAACTACGATGCGGTGAACGGCCAGATCGTGCTCAACGCGCCCCTGGTCGACGATCAACTGGCGGTGCGCGTCGCCTACCAGCACAACCAGCGCGACGGGTATGGCCGCTCGCTCTACACCGGGCAGTCGCTCGCCGACCAGAACGTCGACTTCTTCCGCGCGCAACTGCTGATCGAGCCGGGGGCGGGGCCGCTCAAGATCCTGCTCAGCGCCGATGGTAGCTGGAGCGAGAACAACGGCAGCCTCCAGCACACTTACTACGTCAGCCCCACCGGCCTCGCGCCGGCGGTGGTCGCGGCCTGTGCGGCCAATTCGGCGCGGGTGGGGTGTCCTGCCGGCAGCCCGCCGCTGGTCGACGCGTCGGACGGGTTCTACACCAGCCGGGCGGGCCTGCTCGGCTATAACAAGAGCCGCACCCTGGGGTTCGGCGGCACCATCGAGTACGATCTGGGCGGGGCGACGTTCAAGTCGATCACCTCCTATCGCGAACTCCAGCGCACGTATCACCAGGACCTTGACGGCACCTCGTATTCGCTGCTCGATACGTATCGCGGCTATATCGACCAGGACCAGGTCTCGCAGGAACTGCAACTGCTCGGCAAGGCGTTCGGCGACCGGCTGTCGTGGATCGTGGGTGCCTTCTACTTTCGCGAGAAGGGGCAGGACCTCACCGATTCCAACTCGCTGGCGCCGGTCTCGCCGACCCGGGCGGTCAAGGACGTCTATGCCCGCAATACGTCCAAGGCGGGCTACGGGCAGCTCACTTACGAGATCGTCGACGGGGTGCGGCTGACCGGGGGCCTGCGCTATACTGACGACGTGCGCCGGATGCGCAAACGCGCGCCCACGCTCAACATGGCGACCGGGGCCACCGGCTGCGCGCTGCGCAGTGGGCTGACCGCGCCGTGCGAGTTCGAAGGCAAGGCCAGCTTCAACTACTGGTCCTATACAGCCGGAGTCGACTGGCAGGCCAGCCGCAACGCCTTCGTCTACGCCAAGGTGACCAAGGGCTACCGCGCCGGCGGGCTCAACCAGGGCGGCGTCGACACCGTCAGCCTGGCGCCGTTCGATCCCGAGTCCGTCCAGTCGTTCGAGGTCGGCGCCAAGCTCGACCTGTTCGACCGCCGGCTGCGGATCAATGCCGACTACTTCTACGGCAACTACGACAATGTGCAGCGCGCCACGGTGCGGGTCATCAACAACCTGTCGAGCAACTTCGTCGTCAATGCCGCCAAGGCGCGCATCCAGGGCATCGAAGCGGAGATCGTCGCCAAGCCGTTCAAGCCGCTGACATTGAGCGGCAGCTTCGGATGGATCGATCCCAAGTACAAGGAATTCATCGACATCTACAGCGGTCTCGACCGCAGCGCCGAGCCCTTCCCGCAATCGCCCAAGTACACCGCCGGCGGCGCGGCGGACTTCGTGATCCCCGCCTCGTTCGGCTCGGTGACGCTGCACAGCGACTATAGCTGGCGCTCGGCGCAGTACTACGAGGCCACGCAAGTCTCGCGGGTCGGGGCTTACGGGCTGTGGAACGCGCAAGTCAGCGTGCAGCTCAACGATCCCGACCTGCAACTTTCGGTGTGGGGACGCAACCTGACCAAGGTGCGGTACTACCAGTCGGTTACCGACGTGAGCAGCACGGTCCTGGGTTACGCCACCGCCAACCCGGGCGAGCCGCGCATGTATGGCGTGACCGGGACTTATCGCTTCTAG